A window of the Budorcas taxicolor isolate Tak-1 chromosome 8, Takin1.1, whole genome shotgun sequence genome harbors these coding sequences:
- the LOC128052779 gene encoding olfactory receptor 13J1-like → MEPVNSTEVSEFFLKGFSGYPALEHLLFPLCSAMYLVTLLGNTGIVAVSMLDARLHTPMYFFLGNLSILDICYTSTFVPLMLVHLLSAQKTISFLGCALQMCLSLSTGSTECLLLAIMAYDRYLAICRPLRYPVLMSHRLCWLLAGAAWVLCLCKSVTETVIAMRLPFCGHRMVSHFTCEILAVLKLACGDTSISEVFLLVGAILLLPVPLAFICLSYTLILATTLRVPSAAGRRKAFSTCSAHLAVVMLFYGTVIFVYMKPKSKEARISDEVFTVLYAVVTPMLNPVIYSLRNKEVKEATRKVWGRIQTSR, encoded by the coding sequence ATGGAGCCAGTCAACAGCACAGAGGTGTCTGAGTTCTTCCTGAAAGGATTTTCAGGTTACCCTGCCCTGGAGCACCTGCTCTTCCCTCTGTGCTCAGCCATGTACCTGGTGACCCTGCTGGGGAACACAGGCATCGTGGCGGTCAGCATGCTGGATGCCCGCCTGCACacacccatgtacttcttcctgggCAACCTCTCCATCCTGGACATCTGCTACACGTCCACTTTTGTGCCCCTGATGCTTGTCCACCTCCTGTCAGCGCAGAAGACCATCTCCTTTCTTGGCTGCGCACTCCAGATGTGTCTGAGTCTGTCTACAGGCTCCACAGAGTGCCTGCTGCTTGCCATCATGGCCTATGATCGCTACCTGGCCATCTGCCGGCCCCTTAGGTACCCCGTGCTGATGAGCCACCGGCTCTGCTGGTTGCTGGCAGGAGCCGCCTGGGTCCTCTGTCTCTGCAAGTCAGTGACTGAGACAGTCATTGCCATGAGGCTGCCCTTCTGCGGTCACCGTATGGTCAGTCACTTCACCTGCGAGATCCTGGCAGTCCTGAAGCTGGCCTGTGGTGACACGTCCATCAGTGAGGTCTTCCTGCTGGTGGGTGCCATCTTGCTGCTGCCCGTGCCTCTGGCCTTCATCTGCCTGTCCTACACGCTTATCCTGGCCACCACCCTGAGGGTACCCTCAGCTGCCGGGCGCCGCAAAGCCTTCTCTACTTGCTCAGCACACCTGGCCGTGGTGATGCTTTTCTACGGCACCGTCATCTTCGTGTACATGAAACCCAAGAGCAAGGAGGCCCGTATCTCTGACGAGGTCTTCACGGTCCTCTACGCTGTGGTGACACCCATGCTGAACCCCGtcatctacagcctgaggaacaaGGAGGTGAAGGAGGCCACCAGGAAGGTGTGGGGCAGGATACAGACCTCCAGGTGA
- the HRCT1 gene encoding histidine-rich carboxyl terminus protein 1 produces the protein MLDLLESTTLVGLIIGTAVAFLLLLLLLAACLYSRQEEPDMERNRPTARRNRIRWAQPWISSGRGHLGHLHHFRHAGHMSHMPHANLHHHHLAHHHAHHHAAHHAARAHRGRH, from the coding sequence aTGCTGGACCTCCTGGAGAGCACGACCCTCGTGGGCTTGATCATAGGCACTGCGGTGGCCTttctactgctgttgctgctgctggccGCCTGCTTGTACTCCAGACAGGAGGAACCTGACATGGAAAGGAACCGCCCCACCGCAAGGAGAAACCGGATCAGGTGGGCCCAGCCTTGGATCTCCTCGGGCCGGGGCCACCTGGGACACTTGCACCATTTCCGTCATGCTGGCCATATGTCTCACATGCCCCATGCgaacctccaccaccaccacctcgcCCACCACCATGCCCACCATCATGCCGCCCACCACGCCGCCCGTGCCCACCGAGGCCGCCACTGA